The Sulfitobacter sp. S223 genome has a window encoding:
- a CDS encoding glycosyltransferase family 2 protein → MPKTPDLSVIIVSYNTRDLTLRCLETLFDNTNDTRLQVIVLDNASNDGSAEAVSRAFPDVQVIASDENHGFAKGNNLAAKHAQADWLLLLNPDTETHPGAIDALLAFSRSHPEAGITGGRTVFPDGRLNIASCWGRITPWSAFCMAFGLTAVFRQTTLFNPEGMGNWRRDSPRHVDIVSGCFLMMPRALWQKLDGFDLKYWMYGEEADLCARAREAGYRPMITPDAQIMHLVGASSAQIADKAIMVARARTTLIRDHWPAWMVPIGVTLMWLWGANRLIGARLMQIAGVPKGQMHFDKWQSIWASRRLWLTGYIS, encoded by the coding sequence ATGCCAAAGACGCCGGACCTGAGTGTGATTATCGTGAGCTACAACACCCGCGATCTCACCCTGCGCTGTCTTGAAACCTTGTTCGACAACACCAATGATACGAGACTACAGGTCATCGTGTTGGACAACGCGTCCAATGATGGATCAGCCGAGGCGGTGAGCCGTGCTTTTCCCGATGTGCAGGTGATTGCCTCAGATGAAAATCACGGCTTTGCGAAGGGTAACAATCTTGCGGCGAAACATGCGCAAGCAGATTGGTTGCTGTTGCTGAACCCGGATACAGAAACCCATCCCGGGGCCATTGATGCGCTGCTGGCGTTTTCGCGCAGCCATCCAGAAGCAGGTATTACCGGCGGGCGTACCGTCTTTCCCGATGGGCGTCTGAATATTGCGTCTTGCTGGGGCCGCATAACGCCGTGGAGCGCGTTTTGCATGGCATTCGGGCTTACGGCGGTATTCAGGCAAACGACGCTTTTTAACCCCGAAGGCATGGGCAACTGGCGCCGTGATAGCCCGCGACATGTCGATATCGTGTCAGGGTGCTTTCTGATGATGCCGCGTGCGCTTTGGCAAAAGTTGGACGGGTTCGACCTGAAATACTGGATGTATGGAGAAGAAGCAGATCTTTGTGCCCGCGCACGTGAGGCAGGGTACCGTCCGATGATCACGCCCGACGCGCAAATCATGCACCTTGTCGGAGCGTCGAGTGCGCAAATCGCAGATAAGGCAATTATGGTGGCCCGTGCCCGCACCACATTGATACGGGATCATTGGCCCGCATGGATGGTTCCGATTGGTGTTACGCTCATGTGGCTCTGGGGGGCCAACCGGCTGATCGGTGCGCGGCTGATGCAGATAGCAGGGGTGCCCAAAGGGCAAATGCACTTCGATAAATGGCAAAGTATTTGGGCAAGTCGGCGGCTCTGGCTCACGGGGTATATATCATGA
- a CDS encoding glycosyltransferase family 2 protein produces the protein MTDKKTVAEAVIIIPHYNDPARLRLCLETLLPQALENGVDIVVVDNASTVDLSAVKADFPSVTFLHQAEKGPGPARNLGVTSTTHPRLFFTDSDCVPDDNWVAVALAQGPEDKITGGPVETFDETPRPRSGAQAFETVFAFPFEDYVKRLKFTGTGNMITTRAVFEATGPFEGGVFEDKDWCLRAGALGYVVHYAPDLLVWHPTRDDFAGLRRKWQANVRVSFFRNGDGFVDRLRWAGRALAVAASAFVHLPKVFRHPALSPDERWPAARTLLQLRLLRAGWMLRQSVYPPKRKSEGRLYD, from the coding sequence ATGACCGATAAGAAGACTGTTGCAGAAGCGGTCATCATAATCCCCCATTACAACGATCCAGCGCGCCTGCGGCTTTGTCTTGAAACGCTGTTGCCGCAAGCGTTGGAGAACGGGGTTGATATCGTGGTGGTCGACAATGCCTCTACGGTTGATCTGTCGGCGGTAAAAGCCGACTTTCCATCCGTCACTTTTCTACACCAAGCGGAAAAGGGCCCGGGACCCGCTCGCAATCTGGGCGTGACCAGTACCACGCATCCCCGATTGTTTTTCACCGATAGTGACTGCGTGCCGGACGACAATTGGGTTGCCGTCGCTCTTGCGCAGGGTCCTGAAGACAAAATCACCGGCGGCCCTGTAGAGACGTTTGACGAAACGCCGCGTCCGCGCAGCGGTGCGCAGGCATTCGAGACAGTGTTTGCATTTCCCTTTGAGGATTACGTCAAACGCCTGAAATTTACCGGCACGGGCAACATGATCACGACACGTGCCGTATTTGAGGCAACCGGCCCCTTCGAGGGCGGTGTCTTTGAGGATAAGGATTGGTGTCTTCGGGCTGGTGCGCTTGGTTATGTGGTGCATTATGCCCCCGATCTTCTGGTCTGGCATCCTACCCGTGATGATTTTGCAGGGTTGCGGCGCAAGTGGCAGGCCAACGTGCGGGTCTCTTTTTTCCGCAACGGGGACGGTTTTGTAGACAGGTTGCGCTGGGCGGGAAGGGCGCTTGCGGTGGCCGCATCAGCATTTGTGCATCTGCCCAAGGTGTTCCGTCATCCCGCGCTGAGTCCGGATGAACGATGGCCCGCCGCGCGCACGCTGTTACAGCTTCGTCTGCTGCGTGCTGGATGGATGCTGCGGCAAAGCGTGTATCCGCCCAAACGTAAATCTGAGGGGCGGCTCTACGATTAA
- a CDS encoding right-handed parallel beta-helix repeat-containing protein — protein MSAIGSATGGETIVLADGYYGALTITKNFGSNITIEAANQGSASFAMIDLSKASDITISGVQMTYGRATQDASNIAFLDSVSTGGMYFRDVNGLTLERNDISGGEHTLILNDIQNFEVRSNNIHHAESDLVRVTGASQYGLFENNVIHDVAATVPQHPDLIQLIGINGTNPTDITFSGNLLYDNPKTGDVYGQGLFISEPIGEGYKNILIENNMIMVGSPNSIYINGGQENIVIENNTLIPWPGANGGVIRLTDKNGYDNSGVTVTDNVARYLLNETSGSLIEKNYFYSSSDPAFLATLFQGLDGDWQDFLPVEGSAIDLSNGMGAVDRLTSLLNGDDSTSAIVPTADAAPAEPTVSPVEPAPAPVAPTEPDQITTVEDVTHNIVIGATSFSMEGSLEVSGRSDVLELDLSGLDPISSGDIQFSFNADTVSGQFGLVSRDAYGNGDHFTSFIKDGVLNVRFQNETGEVSLTANNIQANTDYDASVSFGADGIELSIDGQIADTSDFSATMEGNNELLQIGANGWASASGQAGFTQVFDGTIWDVGISEKVATVAPVVDNSLVDNLVFSFDEPTIFNSKTSPFTVAASEFPGMETGTIAMTFNLDKLSSHSGLVSRDARGNGDHFTAYVKGDTLIARYQNDDGEILLTHDGIKAGEDVSFVTQFGDGSVSLSVNEGPTQTEAFDASWINNNEVLTIGSNGWTSASGGSKTVKPMTGTIYDVLIAEGKIANESIDAYFDGQQEDSSALRVDVTDIFTGMMEASGIVDSDFSY, from the coding sequence ATGAGTGCAATTGGATCTGCGACTGGCGGAGAAACAATAGTTCTTGCCGACGGCTATTACGGTGCCCTGACAATTACAAAGAATTTCGGGTCCAATATCACTATCGAAGCGGCGAACCAAGGTTCTGCAAGCTTTGCAATGATCGACTTGTCTAAAGCCAGCGACATTACAATATCCGGCGTCCAGATGACTTATGGCCGGGCTACTCAGGATGCGTCAAACATCGCATTTTTGGATTCAGTATCAACTGGCGGTATGTATTTCCGTGATGTGAATGGACTGACGCTGGAGCGAAATGACATCAGCGGCGGTGAGCACACCCTTATCCTGAATGATATTCAGAATTTTGAGGTTCGCAGCAATAACATTCACCATGCCGAAAGCGACCTCGTTCGCGTCACCGGGGCATCGCAATACGGTCTGTTCGAAAACAACGTGATCCACGATGTTGCCGCAACTGTGCCCCAGCACCCGGACCTCATCCAGTTGATCGGCATCAACGGGACTAACCCGACAGATATCACATTCTCCGGCAACCTGCTGTATGACAATCCGAAAACGGGCGATGTCTATGGTCAGGGTTTGTTTATCAGCGAACCTATCGGCGAAGGCTACAAGAACATCCTGATCGAAAACAATATGATCATGGTTGGCTCACCGAATTCTATCTACATCAACGGTGGCCAAGAAAATATTGTCATCGAAAATAATACATTGATCCCATGGCCCGGCGCGAATGGCGGCGTCATTCGTTTGACTGACAAAAACGGGTATGACAACAGCGGCGTGACCGTCACGGACAACGTTGCTCGCTATCTTTTGAACGAAACCAGCGGTTCCCTGATTGAAAAGAACTACTTTTACAGCTCCAGCGATCCGGCGTTCCTTGCGACTCTTTTCCAGGGTCTGGATGGTGATTGGCAGGACTTCTTGCCTGTCGAAGGATCAGCGATCGACCTTAGCAACGGCATGGGTGCCGTTGATCGGTTGACGAGTTTGCTTAACGGCGACGATAGCACCTCAGCCATCGTTCCCACCGCAGATGCAGCACCAGCTGAGCCAACTGTTTCTCCGGTGGAACCGGCCCCAGCGCCTGTTGCCCCTACCGAGCCGGACCAAATCACGACAGTCGAGGACGTCACACATAATATCGTTATTGGTGCGACTAGTTTCTCGATGGAAGGGTCTCTGGAGGTTTCCGGTAGATCGGATGTTCTTGAGCTGGATCTGAGCGGCTTAGATCCGATCAGCAGTGGCGACATTCAGTTCAGCTTTAACGCTGATACCGTTAGTGGTCAGTTTGGCTTGGTGTCGCGTGATGCATACGGAAATGGCGACCATTTCACGTCGTTTATTAAAGATGGTGTGCTGAATGTCCGCTTCCAGAACGAAACGGGTGAAGTATCGCTTACAGCCAATAACATCCAAGCGAACACAGATTACGATGCGTCCGTATCCTTTGGGGCGGATGGCATCGAGTTGAGCATTGATGGTCAGATTGCGGATACGTCTGACTTCAGCGCAACCATGGAAGGCAACAACGAACTCCTCCAAATCGGCGCTAATGGCTGGGCAAGTGCTTCGGGTCAGGCTGGCTTCACTCAGGTATTCGATGGAACGATCTGGGACGTTGGGATCAGTGAAAAGGTAGCCACAGTTGCCCCCGTCGTTGACAATAGCCTTGTCGATAATCTGGTATTTAGCTTCGACGAGCCTACAATTTTCAACTCCAAAACCAGCCCCTTCACAGTTGCTGCGTCCGAATTCCCGGGCATGGAAACGGGGACCATCGCGATGACCTTCAACCTTGACAAACTTTCGTCTCACAGTGGGTTGGTGTCGCGTGATGCGAGGGGCAACGGCGATCACTTCACCGCCTATGTCAAAGGTGACACCCTTATCGCACGCTATCAAAATGACGATGGAGAAATCTTGCTGACCCATGACGGTATCAAAGCAGGAGAGGACGTCAGCTTTGTTACACAGTTTGGTGACGGCTCGGTTAGCCTGTCGGTAAACGAGGGTCCAACCCAGACGGAAGCGTTCGACGCATCATGGATCAACAACAACGAAGTCCTGACGATTGGCTCAAACGGCTGGACCAGCGCCTCGGGCGGATCGAAAACTGTTAAGCCGATGACCGGTACGATCTATGACGTGCTGATCGCTGAAGGCAAAATAGCCAATGAAAGCATCGACGCCTATTTTGACGGACAGCAGGAAGACAGCAGTGCTTTGAGAGTTGATGTCACAGATATCTTTACGGGTATGATGGAGGCTTCCGGTATCGTCGACAGCGACTTTAGCTACTGA
- a CDS encoding O-antigen ligase has protein sequence MSNVNTRSIPVVPADPPVGSGLWLVVFFIALLLPISFDLAGIRLSPLRLFVLCALVPLLLLYVQGRAGRKVAADWLFLCFSAWIVLSMVVNHGAGRFPLAIAFASETAACYLLGRMLVRGPKSYARIFSVVAIVLCVLLGPALFELFTGRLIISDMFAPVFDVIQRGVSADKGRLGLNRVYTVFGHPILFGIFCATMVSNFALVLNSGKALRWVAVLLAIFMTFMSLSSAPLLAIVAQLGLLAWWKLTRGAWWTLAALVLGAYVFVDVVASRSPLSILFSYATFDPHSGWIRIAIFDYGSQAAMSSPIFGIGLKPWAKPDWVPNSVDNFWLVIAMRYGLVGLALFVLGLAMHFAAICRAHITDPRAARFRIAYLTALAALALTLATVHVWDSAYAFVVFLIGAGSWFYTSDLSAGSELITAQDATKQREPMPFSRFTTTPVRSRR, from the coding sequence ATGAGCAACGTAAATACACGGTCTATTCCAGTCGTGCCTGCCGATCCCCCTGTGGGAAGCGGGCTGTGGCTGGTTGTTTTCTTTATCGCGCTGCTTCTGCCAATATCTTTTGACCTTGCCGGTATTCGCCTTTCACCCCTACGTCTATTTGTGCTGTGTGCTCTTGTTCCATTGCTTTTATTGTATGTGCAGGGCAGGGCGGGGCGAAAAGTGGCCGCGGACTGGCTCTTTTTATGCTTCTCGGCCTGGATCGTCTTATCGATGGTGGTCAATCACGGGGCCGGACGATTTCCGCTGGCCATCGCTTTTGCCTCAGAAACTGCGGCCTGCTATTTGCTGGGCCGGATGCTGGTTCGCGGACCTAAAAGTTATGCGCGAATCTTTTCAGTCGTCGCGATTGTTTTGTGCGTGTTGTTGGGGCCCGCGCTATTCGAGCTTTTTACCGGTAGGCTCATCATCTCAGATATGTTCGCGCCGGTTTTTGACGTGATCCAGCGTGGGGTGAGTGCTGACAAGGGGCGGCTGGGCCTGAACCGAGTTTATACTGTTTTTGGCCATCCCATCTTATTCGGCATCTTTTGTGCGACGATGGTTTCCAACTTTGCGCTGGTCTTGAACAGTGGGAAGGCACTGCGTTGGGTCGCAGTCTTGCTGGCAATATTCATGACATTCATGTCGCTCAGCTCTGCGCCGCTGTTGGCTATTGTGGCCCAGCTTGGGCTGTTGGCGTGGTGGAAACTGACGCGGGGCGCTTGGTGGACGCTGGCCGCATTGGTTCTGGGCGCATACGTGTTTGTAGATGTGGTGGCATCGCGGTCGCCGCTTTCGATCCTTTTTTCCTATGCAACCTTCGATCCGCACAGCGGCTGGATTCGCATTGCAATATTTGACTATGGCAGTCAGGCAGCGATGAGCAGTCCGATTTTCGGTATCGGCTTAAAGCCATGGGCGAAGCCGGATTGGGTACCAAATTCGGTCGATAATTTCTGGCTGGTGATTGCCATGCGCTATGGCTTGGTCGGACTGGCTCTTTTTGTCCTTGGGCTTGCGATGCATTTTGCGGCGATCTGCCGTGCGCACATCACTGACCCGCGCGCCGCCCGTTTTCGCATTGCCTACTTAACAGCGCTTGCCGCGCTCGCTTTGACGCTAGCGACGGTTCATGTCTGGGATTCAGCCTACGCCTTTGTTGTATTTTTGATCGGCGCGGGCAGCTGGTTCTATACCTCTGATCTATCAGCCGGATCAGAGCTCATTACGGCGCAGGACGCCACTAAGCAACGCGAGCCTATGCCGTTCTCCAGGTTCACAACAACGCCCGTCCGATCCCGCCGGTAA
- a CDS encoding PEP-CTERM sorting domain-containing protein, with protein MHNILRFSRLRDTGIAASLFIFSIFGAASAAPYTDFSLDLAASSVTIGDSSCWPGCGVSANINTSLANSGTNLDFSFDSLNDSLSVPNLIEWVIDGTGLGVFAMALDLVFTAPDAQTSSSNGVGAIATFWGVLSAGYIEWSNPAAPVTFNDGSELQVSLHEGVYASLDPYNWGGPGIVRTGLTFTPTSLSSLNTPSPVPLPAALPALLVMGLGALGLGWRRRKSSPTSLPA; from the coding sequence ATGCATAATATTCTGCGTTTTAGCCGATTGCGCGATACTGGAATCGCCGCAAGTCTTTTTATCTTCTCAATATTTGGCGCAGCATCTGCTGCACCCTATACTGACTTTTCGCTGGATTTGGCGGCTTCGTCTGTCACGATCGGCGATTCGTCTTGCTGGCCCGGCTGTGGCGTAAGCGCGAATATCAATACGTCCCTTGCAAACTCCGGCACCAACTTGGACTTTAGCTTTGACTCGCTCAATGACAGCCTAAGTGTGCCCAATCTTATTGAATGGGTAATTGACGGCACTGGATTGGGCGTTTTCGCTATGGCGCTGGACCTCGTGTTTACTGCTCCTGATGCGCAGACAAGCAGCAGCAATGGTGTTGGTGCAATCGCCACGTTCTGGGGCGTTCTATCGGCTGGCTATATCGAATGGAGCAATCCTGCTGCGCCGGTCACGTTCAACGATGGTAGCGAATTGCAAGTATCGCTGCACGAAGGCGTATATGCGTCATTGGACCCCTATAACTGGGGTGGTCCCGGTATTGTTCGAACTGGCCTGACATTTACTCCGACTAGCCTTTCGAGCCTGAATACACCTTCGCCTGTTCCGCTGCCCGCAGCATTGCCTGCGCTGCTTGTCATGGGGCTTGGAGCGTTGGGATTGGGCTGGCGTCGCCGCAAATCATCGCCAACTAGCCTACCTGCCTAA
- a CDS encoding GMC family oxidoreductase: MLIKPSEDLSEHAAAADVTIVGSGPLGLIAGMDLSRRGLSVLILESGTSDKSTTAQDFADADLSTPDTHYIPSITSERRFGGGGHLWGGRCVPFDAIDFAERPWLNMDAWPIGPDELEPYLARACEMLGAGRPVFEREIPGCAPKDSSFSVNQLERWSNKPRIDLLHASLLNETPNLKIALGCTVTRLFSDAKGKVTSVGLHGAVPNKQIPVRQLILAAGGNATASLLLNEQDRDPQLFGGQGGPLGRFYMGHVNGQIADIVVQNDDLHRALDFFLDGNDSYARHRFTPSEATQRTHHLPNLAFWPVVPPIREHAHKSGALSALFLALASKTIGRRVIAEPIRLKHVGQPPYQRSRHVMNVLRDPISLIQFLPKFLWHRYVAKYRVPGFFLTNPGARYGLEFHAEHLPDPDSRLTLSDRRDAAGLRRLAIDFRFSDIDAEGVIHAHQMLDEWLRAENLGHLVYRSGDLRAAVHAEVMHGNHQIGTIRMGHTPKDGVVDQWGTTFDFSNLHVASTAVFPTSSQATPTLAGAQFTLRLTDHLVQSGKV, from the coding sequence ATGCTTATCAAGCCATCTGAGGACCTTTCCGAGCATGCCGCGGCGGCCGATGTTACCATCGTCGGCAGTGGCCCTCTGGGCCTGATCGCCGGTATGGATTTGTCGCGCCGGGGGCTGTCGGTCCTGATCCTCGAAAGCGGCACCTCAGATAAATCGACCACTGCACAGGATTTCGCAGATGCCGATTTGTCGACGCCGGATACCCATTACATTCCCTCTATTACATCCGAACGCCGCTTCGGCGGGGGTGGCCACCTTTGGGGTGGGCGCTGCGTTCCATTCGACGCGATCGACTTTGCCGAACGCCCTTGGCTGAACATGGATGCTTGGCCGATCGGTCCTGATGAGTTGGAGCCCTATCTGGCGCGAGCCTGTGAGATGCTTGGTGCCGGACGGCCCGTGTTCGAAAGGGAAATTCCAGGCTGCGCGCCGAAAGACAGTAGCTTTTCGGTGAACCAGCTAGAGCGGTGGTCGAACAAACCGCGCATAGACTTGCTGCATGCCTCTCTTCTCAACGAAACGCCAAATCTGAAGATTGCGTTGGGATGCACGGTGACCCGTCTGTTCTCGGATGCGAAGGGGAAAGTTACATCCGTTGGCCTGCACGGTGCTGTGCCTAACAAGCAGATACCGGTGCGGCAATTGATCCTCGCGGCTGGCGGCAACGCGACAGCGTCGCTTTTGCTGAATGAGCAGGACCGTGATCCTCAACTGTTCGGTGGGCAGGGCGGGCCGTTGGGTCGGTTTTATATGGGGCATGTGAACGGTCAGATTGCGGATATCGTTGTGCAGAACGATGATCTGCACCGCGCATTGGATTTCTTTCTTGACGGGAACGATTCATACGCACGTCATCGGTTCACGCCCAGCGAGGCGACCCAGCGCACCCATCATCTGCCAAATCTGGCTTTCTGGCCAGTGGTGCCGCCGATACGTGAACACGCCCATAAGTCAGGGGCCTTGTCCGCTCTATTTCTTGCGTTGGCGAGCAAGACCATCGGTAGACGCGTCATTGCAGAGCCGATCCGCCTAAAGCATGTGGGTCAGCCCCCCTATCAGCGGTCGCGCCACGTCATGAACGTGTTGCGCGACCCCATTTCGCTAATCCAGTTTTTGCCAAAATTTCTCTGGCATCGCTATGTGGCCAAATACCGTGTACCAGGCTTTTTCCTGACAAACCCAGGCGCACGTTACGGGCTTGAATTCCATGCCGAACACCTGCCGGACCCTGACAGCAGGCTTACGTTATCTGATCGGCGGGATGCGGCTGGGTTGCGCCGGTTGGCGATTGATTTCCGCTTCTCGGACATAGATGCCGAGGGCGTGATACACGCGCACCAAATGCTGGATGAATGGTTGCGTGCAGAGAACCTTGGTCATCTGGTTTACCGCAGCGGTGATCTACGGGCGGCAGTCCATGCAGAAGTGATGCATGGAAACCATCAGATCGGCACCATTCGCATGGGCCATACTCCAAAAGACGGTGTGGTGGATCAATGGGGGACAACCTTTGACTTCTCTAACCTACACGTGGCTTCTACTGCGGTGTTCCCGACATCTTCGCAGGCAACGCCAACGCTGGCGGGCGCACAGTTCACCCTCAGGCTTACAGATCACCTTGTTCAAAGCGGAAAGGTCTGA
- a CDS encoding 3'-5' exonuclease, which produces MPNGDFRFIALDVETACGDSASICQIGIACVGFDDTIQTWSIYVDPQMSFAPFNVELHGIGPATVRDAPPFAKIWPKMLPLLSRHPMVQHSRFDEHAINAACDLNSLPRPRLSWQNSVSIARAAWPELKGNGGHGLANLKQFLNLDFHHHDAGEDARAAALVVLRAQAVSTSIVVGEAVRIKPMQLSWPF; this is translated from the coding sequence ATGCCCAACGGAGATTTCCGGTTCATCGCCTTAGACGTTGAGACGGCGTGCGGTGACAGCGCAAGTATCTGTCAGATCGGGATCGCCTGCGTCGGGTTTGATGACACAATTCAAACTTGGTCGATCTACGTAGATCCGCAAATGTCGTTCGCGCCCTTCAACGTTGAACTTCATGGCATCGGCCCTGCTACCGTGCGGGATGCGCCCCCTTTTGCAAAGATATGGCCCAAAATGTTGCCCCTGCTTTCGCGGCACCCTATGGTCCAGCACAGCAGATTTGACGAACACGCGATCAATGCGGCATGTGACTTGAACAGTCTGCCGCGTCCACGCCTCAGCTGGCAAAACAGTGTGTCGATTGCAAGGGCGGCTTGGCCCGAGCTTAAAGGGAACGGGGGCCATGGCCTGGCCAATCTCAAGCAATTCCTGAACCTAGATTTCCACCACCATGATGCAGGAGAAGACGCGCGCGCCGCAGCACTTGTTGTCCTGCGCGCGCAGGCTGTCTCTACCAGCATAGTTGTCGGCGAAGCGGTAAGAATAAAACCCATGCAATTATCATGGCCGTTTTAG
- a CDS encoding alcohol dehydrogenase family protein, whose amino-acid sequence MDLPSTMSGVALTGHGGPEKLVCRDDLPVSPPGPRDVLIKVSAAAVNNTDINTRTGWYSKNEADSEDAGWSGNALQFPRIQGADVCGYIVAVGDEIDPSRIGERVLVEPCIREANGKQLKTPWYIGSECDGGFAEFTRIAARHAYPVKSDLTDIELASFPCSYSTAENMLTRAAVKQGDTVLVTGASGGVGSAAVQLASARGARVIAVTSPAKSDKLKALGVDVTLDRDADYLAELGAGQIDVVIDLVAGPKWPSLLEVLRPGGRYAVAGAIAGPIVELDVRTLYLKDLSFFGCTVLEPEVFGNLVKRIERGDIAPLVAETYLLREINAAQEAFGAKGYIGKIVLDLK is encoded by the coding sequence ATGGATTTACCTTCCACAATGAGCGGCGTTGCACTGACCGGACATGGCGGTCCAGAAAAGCTTGTTTGTCGTGACGACTTGCCGGTCTCTCCCCCTGGGCCGCGCGATGTCTTGATCAAGGTTAGCGCAGCCGCGGTCAACAACACCGACATCAACACAAGAACAGGTTGGTATTCCAAAAACGAAGCCGACAGCGAAGACGCCGGATGGTCAGGCAACGCGTTGCAGTTCCCACGCATCCAAGGCGCTGACGTTTGTGGGTACATCGTCGCCGTAGGCGATGAGATTGACCCGTCGCGTATCGGAGAAAGGGTGCTGGTCGAACCCTGCATTCGCGAAGCAAATGGTAAACAACTGAAGACTCCTTGGTATATCGGATCAGAATGCGATGGTGGTTTTGCAGAATTCACACGGATCGCCGCGCGGCACGCCTATCCGGTGAAAAGTGATCTTACCGATATCGAGCTCGCCTCTTTCCCGTGCTCTTACTCCACTGCCGAAAACATGCTCACAAGGGCCGCCGTTAAACAGGGTGATACTGTTCTGGTGACCGGCGCTTCGGGTGGGGTTGGATCAGCCGCTGTGCAACTGGCATCAGCACGTGGTGCAAGGGTCATTGCGGTGACCAGTCCCGCGAAGTCCGATAAACTAAAAGCCCTTGGCGTTGATGTGACGCTCGATAGGGACGCAGATTATCTGGCTGAATTGGGCGCAGGTCAGATCGATGTGGTGATCGATCTCGTCGCGGGTCCCAAATGGCCCTCGCTGTTGGAGGTACTGCGCCCTGGTGGCCGCTATGCCGTGGCCGGTGCGATAGCGGGGCCAATTGTCGAGCTGGATGTGCGCACGCTCTATCTCAAGGACCTAAGCTTCTTCGGCTGCACGGTTCTAGAGCCCGAGGTCTTTGGCAACCTTGTCAAACGGATTGAACGCGGGGACATCGCACCGCTGGTTGCCGAAACCTATCTCCTGCGAGAGATTAACGCTGCTCAGGAAGCATTTGGCGCGAAAGGCTATATCGGAAAAATCGTTCTGGACCTCAAGTGA
- a CDS encoding TetR/AcrR family transcriptional regulator C-terminal domain-containing protein, which yields MTIKLRIHAEEALVVDLVMTVTARLLLTDMCRAQVLLFMSPDIMTTNKMLMGEILRDPKFVSEINYSACFRQLLKEAAADDLLDLDNPREAAEGFISLRKGKTFWPVRLGAPLVGADEIEEMTESSVDLIISRYDNGAALRDGQ from the coding sequence TTGACTATTAAGCTGCGCATCCATGCTGAAGAAGCCTTGGTCGTTGATCTTGTCATGACTGTCACGGCGCGCCTTTTGCTGACAGATATGTGCCGTGCGCAAGTGCTGCTTTTCATGTCACCTGACATCATGACTACGAACAAGATGCTGATGGGAGAGATACTGCGCGACCCAAAATTCGTCAGCGAAATTAATTACTCAGCGTGCTTCAGGCAATTGTTAAAGGAGGCTGCTGCGGACGACCTGCTTGATCTTGATAATCCCCGGGAGGCGGCTGAGGGGTTCATCTCACTTCGAAAGGGCAAGACCTTTTGGCCAGTCAGGCTTGGCGCTCCGTTGGTCGGTGCTGATGAGATCGAAGAAATGACAGAAAGCTCCGTCGATTTAATAATCAGCCGCTATGACAACGGCGCGGCCCTCCGCGACGGGCAATAA
- a CDS encoding molybdopterin cofactor-binding domain-containing protein — translation MRLAGADYIVNVTLVYAMTDKTRSVELKGSREDDITGHWYRPAYARKVHVGLADVGKIVGLDHRFAGQSVAQGKPFEAQIVHDGADHTSIAGTADTPNSIPGMHVGLTDGNVAKPVNFWRLVGHSHTVYFMETMMHVAAAAARQDPVKFRLAHSSDDTPDQNRKAGVLKLVAEKAGFGQQLLAGHFHGMAVHKSFGTSCAEICKISVDAEGVVTIENFTAATDFGVAADRLGSGRRRSVFYPIT, via the coding sequence ATGCGGTTGGCTGGCGCTGACTATATTGTCAATGTCACGCTCGTCTATGCGATGACAGACAAAACCCGCTCTGTGGAATTGAAGGGATCCCGAGAGGATGACATCACAGGGCATTGGTATCGCCCGGCATATGCCCGCAAAGTACATGTCGGGTTGGCTGACGTCGGTAAAATCGTCGGTTTGGATCACCGCTTCGCGGGGCAGTCCGTCGCGCAAGGCAAACCATTCGAAGCTCAGATCGTTCACGATGGCGCAGATCACACATCAATTGCGGGTACTGCCGACACGCCCAATTCGATCCCCGGCATGCATGTTGGTCTGACGGACGGGAACGTCGCTAAACCGGTCAACTTCTGGCGCTTGGTCGGGCACAGTCACACCGTCTATTTTATGGAAACGATGATGCATGTCGCAGCGGCCGCAGCGCGCCAAGATCCCGTTAAATTTCGCTTGGCGCATTCGTCGGATGATACGCCTGACCAAAACCGCAAAGCAGGCGTGTTGAAGCTGGTCGCGGAAAAAGCCGGCTTTGGGCAACAGCTATTGGCAGGGCATTTTCACGGAATGGCGGTCCACAAATCCTTTGGAACTTCTTGTGCCGAGATTTGCAAAATCTCTGTCGATGCGGAAGGCGTTGTGACGATCGAAAATTTCACTGCTGCCACTGACTTTGGCGTGGCTGCGGACCGCCTTGGTTCAGGACGAAGGCGGTCCGTATTCTACCCGATCACTTGA